One Vigna unguiculata cultivar IT97K-499-35 chromosome 11, ASM411807v1, whole genome shotgun sequence DNA window includes the following coding sequences:
- the LOC114169846 gene encoding tropinone reductase homolog At5g06060-like, with translation MHMNSLINPTSYLPLPSNRTTTSFIFNHGRKKSKSNCIRSQSTQQRWTLQGMTALVTGGTRGIGRAIVEELTGFGARVHTCARNEHDLTECLKKWNDSGFEVTGSVCDVSVPKQREALMESVSSLFNGKLNILINNVGTNIRKPVTDFTSTEFSTLIDTNLGSVFHICQLAYPHLKASGMGSVVFVSSVSGFVSLKSMSVQGATKGAINQLTRNLACEWAKDNIRSNAVAPWYIRTSMVEQVLSNKDYLEEVYSRTPLRRLGDPAEVSSVVAFLCLPASSYITGQIICIDGGMSVNGFYPTTQF, from the exons ATGCATATGAATTCCCTCATAAATCCAACTTCTTATCTTCCATTACCGTCAAACCGCACTACCACCTCTTTCATTTTCAATcatggaagaaaaaaatcaaagtccAATTGCATTCGGAGCCAGTCCACACAGCAAAGGTGGACTCTTCAGGGCATGACAGCTCTCGTCACTGGTGGAACTCGCGGAATAGG GCGTGCCATTGTGGAGGAACTGACGGGGTTTGGAGCCAGAGTTCATACCTGTGCCAGGAACGAACACGATCTCACTGAATGCCTGAAGAAATGGAATGATTCGGGTTTTGAGGTCACTGGCTCAGTTTGTGATGTATCAGTTCCAAAGCAGAGGGAGGCGCTCATGGAGTCTGTTTCCTCTCTTTTCAACGGGAAACTCAACATCCTT ATAAACAATGTAGGGACAAACATTCGGAAACCGGTGACAGACTTCACTAGTACAGAGTTTTCCACTCTTATTGATACCAATTTGGGATCTGTCTTTCACATATGTCAACTTGCATATCCACATTTGAAAGCATCGGGAATGGGAAgtgttgtgtttgtttcttCTGTTTCTGGTTTTGTCTCGCTAAAGTCAATGTCTGTTCAAGGAGCAACAAAAG GGGCAATTAATCAACTTACAAGAAATCTAGCTTGTGAGTGGGCAAAAGACAATATAAGGAGTAATGCAGTGGCACCTTGGTACATCAGAACTTCAATGGTAGAGCAG GTGCTCAGCAACAAAGACTATCTGGAAGAAGTGTACTCTAGAACTCCTCTTAGGCGCCTAGGAGATCCAGCAGAAGTGTCTTCTGTTGTTGCGTTTCTTTGCCTACCAGCATCATCATACATCACTGGTCAGATTATTTGTATTGATGGAGGAATGTCCGTGAATGGTTTCTACCCAACAACGCAGTTCTAA